In the Streptobacillus moniliformis DSM 12112 genome, one interval contains:
- a CDS encoding HAD-IA family hydrolase: MMKKIVCVDSDGCVMDTMNYKHIECFGPIAADFWNIEEREEFLTLWNHINLYSKTRGINRFHGLNEIFKIFSEKYPKYTKLNEVDNWIKTTSELSNNSLIKEIEITDSKELKKALNWSLEVNKKIVSLEGMDKPFDMVKEVFEVMKDKVKIVIVSSANKEAILSEWERHGLLKYVDIVMGQDTGSKKDCIKKILIDNDLDVNDVLMIGDSPGDITAAKDNGIHFYPIIFDDESKSWARFKDKILDEFINNQYDDQKYIDEYNKKL, encoded by the coding sequence ATGATGAAAAAAATTGTATGTGTTGATTCTGATGGATGTGTAATGGATACTATGAACTATAAGCATATAGAATGTTTTGGTCCTATTGCTGCTGATTTTTGGAATATTGAAGAAAGAGAAGAATTTCTAACATTATGGAATCATATTAACCTTTATTCAAAAACTAGAGGAATAAATAGATTTCACGGATTAAATGAAATTTTTAAAATATTTAGCGAAAAATATCCCAAGTATACAAAACTTAATGAAGTTGATAATTGGATAAAAACAACTAGTGAGTTATCAAACAATTCTTTAATTAAGGAAATAGAGATTACTGATTCAAAAGAACTTAAAAAAGCTTTAAATTGGAGTTTGGAAGTAAATAAAAAAATAGTTTCACTAGAAGGAATGGATAAACCATTTGATATGGTAAAAGAAGTATTTGAGGTAATGAAGGACAAAGTTAAAATTGTAATAGTTTCATCTGCTAATAAGGAAGCTATACTTTCTGAATGGGAAAGACATGGCTTACTTAAATATGTAGATATAGTAATGGGTCAGGATACAGGAAGTAAAAAAGATTGTATAAAAAAAATATTAATAGATAATGATTTAGATGTAAATGATGTATTAATGATAGGTGATTCACCTGGCGATATCACTGCTGCAAAAGATAATGGAATACATTTTTATCCAATAATTTTTGATGATGAATCTAAAAGTTGGGCTAGATTCAAAGATAAGATTTTAGATGAGTTTATTAACAATCAATATGATGATCAAAAATATATTGATGAATATAATAAAAAATTATAG
- a CDS encoding IS30 family transposase translates to MSHILSYLQKEYNEKISKKTIYNWIEKGLLKYDKKKIKKVKVKEYESKQTYQMLSRKKLLEGKEYEDFLNYVFKNKNFTICELDLVQGSRDSGINYLLTFFIPKIQFLFAFKIKNKEPQSVVKVLDWLERRIGHKYFKRLFGLLLSDQGSEFLKYKEISRSVYGSYTKRCEIFYCKPASPYQKPNIENIHTLLRRFIPKGTDIENYSQNDINYIVSNLNSLYKVKYNNKSPIKMFL, encoded by the coding sequence ATTTCACATATACTTTCATATTTACAAAAGGAATATAATGAGAAAATATCTAAAAAGACTATATATAACTGGATTGAAAAAGGTTTATTAAAATATGATAAAAAGAAGATAAAGAAAGTTAAGGTAAAGGAATATGAAAGTAAACAAACTTATCAAATGTTAAGTAGGAAAAAACTATTAGAGGGAAAAGAATATGAAGATTTTTTAAATTATGTATTTAAAAATAAGAATTTTACAATATGTGAATTAGATTTAGTACAAGGTAGTAGAGATAGTGGAATAAATTATTTGCTTACATTCTTTATACCTAAGATACAATTTCTATTTGCATTTAAGATAAAGAATAAAGAACCACAAAGTGTTGTAAAAGTATTAGATTGGCTTGAAAGAAGGATAGGTCATAAATATTTTAAGAGATTATTTGGACTTTTATTATCAGATCAAGGTAGTGAATTTTTAAAGTATAAAGAAATAAGTAGGAGTGTATATGGTTCATATACAAAAAGATGTGAAATATTTTATTGTAAACCAGCAAGTCCTTATCAAAAGCCAAATATAGAGAATATTCATACACTTTTAAGAAGATTTATACCTAAGGGGACAGATATAGAAAATTATAGTCAAAATGATATAAACTATATTGTATCAAATTTAAATAGTTTGTATAAGGTAAAATATAATAATAAATCCCCTATAAAAATGTTTCTATAG
- a CDS encoding helix-turn-helix domain-containing protein: protein MCDKFDIKTNPNLVIALGEYIRNKRTKKSIGLREMADMLNISPAYLSNLELGKHNMTNPLLLKNIARILEIDHLKLYKIIGYTDKDRRELRNEIWNEIIEDISDEKIIDIMQDLSKMTSSQLKLVKQYVRLIMKT from the coding sequence ATGTGTGATAAATTTGATATAAAAACGAATCCTAATTTAGTTATAGCATTAGGGGAATATATTAGAAATAAGAGAACTAAAAAATCAATAGGACTAAGAGAAATGGCAGATATGCTAAATATTAGTCCTGCATATTTATCTAATTTAGAATTAGGGAAACATAATATGACGAATCCGTTATTATTAAAAAATATAGCGAGGATATTAGAAATTGATCATCTAAAGTTGTATAAAATAATAGGTTATACGGATAAGGATAGACGTGAACTAAGAAATGAAATATGGAATGAGATAATAGAGGATATTTCTGATGAAAAAATCATAGATATCATGCAAGATTTAAGTAAAATGACCTCAAGTCAATTAAAATTAGTTAAACAATATGTTAGATTAATTATGAAAACTTAA
- the araD gene encoding L-ribulose-5-phosphate 4-epimerase produces the protein MLEKLKEEVFKANIELPKRGVVIYTWGNVSGIDRETNLVVIKPSGVDYENMKASDMVVVDLDGNVVEGHLKPSSDTPTHIELYKRYKEIGAIVHTHSSHAVMWAQAGKDIPAYGTTHADYFYGNIPCTRKMFENEIKNDYEKETGSVIIETLEERNINPLDIPAVLVHSHGPFTWGKNPAEAVHNTVVLEQVAKMAIMTEVINPNVNKMQQELLDKHYLRKHGKNAYYGQK, from the coding sequence ATGTTAGAAAAGTTAAAAGAAGAAGTTTTTAAGGCTAATATAGAATTACCTAAAAGAGGTGTTGTAATCTACACTTGGGGAAATGTTAGTGGAATAGATAGAGAAACTAATCTTGTAGTAATTAAACCTAGTGGTGTAGATTATGAAAATATGAAAGCCAGTGATATGGTTGTAGTAGATTTAGATGGAAATGTAGTTGAAGGACATTTAAAACCATCATCAGATACACCAACTCATATAGAATTGTATAAAAGATATAAAGAAATAGGAGCTATAGTTCATACTCATTCTAGTCATGCTGTTATGTGGGCTCAAGCAGGAAAGGATATACCTGCCTATGGAACTACTCATGCTGACTACTTTTATGGAAATATACCATGTACTAGAAAAATGTTTGAAAATGAAATAAAAAATGACTATGAAAAAGAAACTGGAAGTGTTATAATAGAAACACTAGAAGAAAGAAATATTAATCCTTTGGATATACCTGCTGTTTTAGTACATAGTCATGGACCTTTTACATGGGGTAAAAATCCAGCTGAAGCTGTTCATAATACTGTAGTACTGGAACAAGTTGCAAAAATGGCAATAATGACAGAAGTTATTAATCCAAATGTTAATAAAATGCAACAAGAATTGTTAGATAAACATTATTTAAGAAAACATGGTAAAAATGCGTATTACGGACAAAAGTAA
- a CDS encoding L-ribulose-5-phosphate 3-epimerase: MQLGIYEKALPKKHSFKEKIKLAKELGFTFIEISVDESDDRLARLDWDINTINELKCELNINNMRIPTMTFSGHRRYPMGSHDEDIRKKSMELMEKAILFADRLGIRIVQLAGYDVYYEESDEITEKYFIENLSKALKMAEEYNVCLAIEIMDHPFINSITKYMKYSKLVNSPYLKVYPDLGNLSAWQENDVSKELELGMTNKEIVAIHVKDTLAVVDNFPGKFKEVDFGAGCVDFVKCFEKLFSLNYSGPFLIEMWTENYSDIEQGKTEVKKAREFVLEAMRKGGYSC; encoded by the coding sequence TTGCAATTAGGTATTTATGAAAAGGCTTTGCCTAAAAAACATAGTTTTAAAGAAAAAATAAAGCTTGCAAAAGAACTAGGATTTACGTTTATTGAAATTTCTGTAGATGAAAGTGATGATAGACTTGCTAGACTTGATTGGGATATTAATACAATAAATGAATTAAAATGTGAATTAAATATTAATAACATGAGAATACCGACTATGACCTTTAGTGGTCATAGAAGGTATCCCATGGGATCTCATGATGAAGATATTAGAAAAAAATCTATGGAATTAATGGAAAAAGCTATACTTTTCGCAGATAGATTAGGTATTAGAATAGTTCAGTTAGCAGGTTATGATGTTTATTATGAAGAAAGTGATGAAATTACTGAAAAATATTTTATAGAAAATTTATCTAAAGCTTTAAAAATGGCTGAGGAATATAATGTGTGTTTGGCTATAGAAATTATGGATCACCCGTTTATAAACTCAATTACTAAATATATGAAATATTCAAAATTAGTAAACTCACCTTATCTTAAAGTCTACCCAGATTTAGGAAATTTAAGTGCTTGGCAAGAAAATGATGTATCAAAAGAATTAGAATTAGGAATGACTAATAAAGAAATTGTAGCAATACATGTTAAAGATACTCTTGCAGTAGTAGATAATTTCCCTGGAAAATTTAAGGAAGTAGATTTTGGTGCTGGTTGCGTAGATTTTGTTAAATGTTTTGAAAAATTATTCTCTTTAAATTATTCGGGTCCATTTTTGATAGAAATGTGGACTGAAAATTATAGCGATATTGAACAAGGTAAAACAGAAGTAAAAAAAGCAAGAGAGTTTGTTTTAGAAGCTATGAGAAAAGGAGGATATTCATGTTAG
- a CDS encoding PTS sugar transporter subunit IIA gives MNIVDSLKDNKSIQLGKNVSNWQEAIELLFEPLLKNGSVKPEYPKAIIDRTNEIGPFYIIGPGIAMPHERGEMGAIKNAFTFLTLNDAIEFPTGEMIDILIGFSATDSETHIAEVIPQIVTLFDDEESFDRIRDKKTPEELLAYIEEIIK, from the coding sequence ATGAATATAGTAGATTCATTAAAGGATAATAAATCTATACAACTAGGGAAAAATGTATCTAATTGGCAAGAAGCTATAGAATTACTTTTTGAACCTTTATTAAAAAATGGATCAGTTAAACCAGAATATCCTAAAGCTATAATAGATAGAACAAATGAAATAGGTCCTTTTTATATCATAGGTCCAGGGATTGCAATGCCACATGAAAGAGGAGAAATGGGAGCTATAAAAAATGCTTTTACATTTTTAACTCTAAATGATGCAATAGAATTTCCAACAGGAGAGATGATAGATATATTAATAGGATTTTCAGCTACAGATTCAGAAACTCATATAGCAGAAGTTATCCCACAAATAGTTACTTTATTTGATGATGAAGAATCTTTTGATAGAATTAGAGATAAAAAAACACCAGAAGAATTATTAGCATATATAGAAGAAATTATTAAATAG
- a CDS encoding PTS sugar transporter subunit IIB, whose amino-acid sequence MKVLAVCGSGMGTSMIMKMKMKKVLDKLKIAADVSSCSIGEAKSGLSNYDIVISSIHMVGELNVKAPTILIGVQNMLNEAELEEKLKLAGIGV is encoded by the coding sequence ATGAAAGTTTTAGCAGTTTGTGGAAGTGGAATGGGAACTAGTATGATTATGAAAATGAAAATGAAAAAGGTTCTTGATAAATTAAAAATAGCCGCAGATGTTAGTTCTTGTAGTATTGGAGAAGCAAAATCAGGATTAAGTAATTACGATATAGTTATTAGTTCTATCCATATGGTAGGAGAATTAAATGTTAAAGCTCCAACAATATTAATAGGTGTACAAAATATGTTAAATGAAGCTGAACTAGAAGAAAAATTAAAATTAGCTGGAATAGGAGTATAA
- a CDS encoding PTS ascorbate transporter subunit IIC — translation MEILTKALIWFGSNVLTNPPFFVGLLVFVGYLLLKKPFYEAFAGFLKATVGYLILNVGAGGLVVTFRPILAGLNTKYNLSASVIDPYFGLNAVNSALETIGLTAAWVMFSLLIGFGINILLVLFRKYTKVRTLFITGHIMQQQATTATWMIFFLLPMFRNFYGAALIGIFSGVYWAVASNLSVEPTQRLTGNAGFAIGHQQMVAVWFADRISPKLGDPKKGVDEIKLPKWLSIFHDDIVATGTLMMVFFGIIMYVLGPEVLLGDKSVAYITGNKSFLIYVVETSLKFAVYLSVLKQGVRMFVSELTISFQGISNTIIPGAIPAVDCAATYGFGSQNAILFGFLFGVLGQFLAIGSLIVLRLFNPLLIPVLIVTGFVPVFFDNATIAVFANKRGGVKAVAITTFISGILQVLLGAVAVVVFGLIGFGGWHGNIDQSTVWLAQGLLIKYLGLSGYILAVVSMLAIPILQYRRCKNKEQYYEGIVEEE, via the coding sequence ATGGAAATTTTAACTAAAGCTTTGATTTGGTTTGGAAGTAATGTTTTAACAAACCCACCATTTTTTGTTGGATTATTAGTATTTGTTGGATACTTATTACTAAAAAAACCATTTTATGAAGCATTTGCAGGGTTTTTAAAGGCAACAGTTGGTTATTTAATTTTAAATGTTGGAGCAGGTGGATTAGTTGTAACATTTAGACCTATACTTGCAGGATTAAACACTAAATATAATCTAAGTGCTTCTGTTATAGATCCATATTTTGGATTAAATGCAGTTAATAGTGCTTTAGAGACTATAGGATTAACAGCTGCTTGGGTAATGTTTTCTTTACTTATAGGGTTTGGAATAAATATTTTATTAGTATTATTTAGAAAATATACTAAAGTTAGAACTCTATTTATTACAGGTCATATAATGCAACAACAAGCAACTACTGCAACTTGGATGATATTTTTCTTATTACCAATGTTCAGAAATTTCTATGGAGCAGCACTTATAGGTATTTTTTCAGGAGTTTATTGGGCAGTGGCATCTAACTTATCAGTAGAACCTACTCAAAGATTAACTGGTAATGCTGGTTTTGCAATAGGACATCAACAAATGGTTGCAGTGTGGTTTGCAGATAGAATTTCACCAAAATTAGGAGATCCTAAAAAAGGTGTTGATGAAATCAAATTACCTAAATGGTTATCAATATTCCATGATGATATAGTTGCAACAGGAACATTAATGATGGTTTTCTTTGGTATAATAATGTATGTATTAGGACCAGAAGTTTTATTAGGAGATAAATCTGTAGCGTATATTACTGGAAATAAATCATTCTTAATATATGTAGTTGAAACTTCTTTAAAATTTGCTGTTTACTTATCAGTATTAAAACAAGGTGTAAGAATGTTTGTTTCAGAATTAACAATATCATTCCAAGGAATTTCAAATACTATAATACCTGGAGCTATACCAGCAGTTGATTGTGCAGCTACATATGGATTTGGATCACAAAATGCAATATTATTTGGTTTCTTATTTGGAGTTTTAGGGCAATTCTTAGCAATAGGATCTTTAATAGTTTTAAGATTATTTAACCCATTATTAATACCAGTATTAATAGTTACAGGATTTGTTCCAGTATTCTTTGATAATGCAACTATAGCAGTATTTGCTAATAAACGTGGTGGAGTAAAAGCTGTAGCAATAACTACATTTATTTCAGGTATATTACAAGTATTATTAGGTGCAGTTGCAGTAGTAGTGTTTGGATTAATTGGTTTTGGTGGTTGGCATGGAAATATAGATCAATCAACAGTTTGGTTAGCACAAGGATTATTAATTAAATATCTAGGATTATCAGGATATATTTTAGCAGTAGTATCTATGCTAGCTATCCCAATATTACAATATAGAAGATGTAAAAATAAAGAGCAATATTATGAAGGAATAGTTGAAGAAGAATAG
- the ulaG gene encoding L-ascorbate 6-phosphate lactonase has protein sequence MAKVNEITRESWILQTFPEWGTWINEEIAETEVKPGTVSMWWLGNMGIWIKSEGGANLCVDLWVSTGKKTKSNKLMKAKHQHQRAVGCVALQPNLRTTPCVIDPFAIRELDALISTHSHSDHIDINVAAAVLQNCPDTKFIGPKSCTDIWRKWGVPEERMITVKPGDEIEIKDTKIKMLESFDRTMLLTVDDDVVLKDKLPPDMDEMAVNYLFKTTGGNIYHAGDSHHSNFFVKHGNENKVDVALVGYGENPRGMTDKLTASDVLRVAEGLKTQVVIPIHHDIWSNFMADPKEITLLWNYRKDRLKYKFKPYIWQPGGHFVFPDNKDDLEYMYPRGFEDAFTIEPDLPFTSIL, from the coding sequence ATGGCAAAAGTTAATGAAATTACAAGAGAATCTTGGATTTTACAAACATTCCCAGAATGGGGAACTTGGATAAATGAAGAGATTGCTGAAACTGAGGTAAAACCTGGAACAGTTTCAATGTGGTGGTTAGGAAATATGGGAATTTGGATTAAAAGTGAAGGAGGAGCTAATCTTTGTGTAGATTTATGGGTTTCAACAGGTAAAAAAACAAAATCTAATAAATTGATGAAGGCTAAACATCAACACCAAAGAGCTGTAGGATGCGTAGCATTACAACCAAATTTAAGAACTACACCTTGTGTTATAGATCCATTTGCTATAAGAGAATTAGATGCTTTAATTTCAACACATTCACATAGTGATCATATAGATATAAATGTTGCAGCAGCAGTTTTACAAAATTGCCCTGATACTAAATTTATAGGTCCAAAGAGCTGTACAGATATTTGGAGAAAATGGGGAGTTCCTGAAGAAAGAATGATTACAGTTAAACCAGGAGATGAAATAGAAATAAAAGATACTAAGATAAAAATGTTAGAATCTTTTGATAGAACTATGTTATTAACAGTAGATGATGATGTTGTATTAAAAGATAAATTACCACCTGACATGGATGAAATGGCAGTAAATTACTTATTTAAAACTACAGGTGGCAATATATATCATGCAGGGGATTCACACCATTCTAATTTCTTTGTAAAACATGGAAATGAAAATAAAGTTGATGTTGCTCTTGTTGGATATGGAGAAAATCCTAGAGGAATGACAGATAAATTAACAGCTTCTGATGTATTAAGAGTTGCAGAAGGATTAAAAACACAAGTTGTAATACCTATACATCATGACATATGGTCTAATTTCATGGCTGATCCTAAAGAAATTACTTTACTATGGAATTATAGAAAAGATAGATTGAAATATAAATTTAAACCATACATATGGCAACCTGGAGGGCATTTTGTATTCCCTGATAATAAAGATGATTTAGAGTACATGTATCCAAGAGGATTTGAAGATGCTTTCACAATAGAACCTGATTTACCATTTACATCAATATTGTAA
- a CDS encoding carbon starvation CstA family protein: MYSFIFSIIALILGYTIYGKIVDKIFGSDENKLTPSKRMSDGVDYVEIGWTRAFLIQSLNIIGTGPIFGAIAGALWGPIAFIWIVFGCIFAGAVHDYLVGMMSVRQDGASVSEIVGKNLGLTAKQLMRIFSIVLLLLVGVIFIMSPAQILTDITGIRYEIWLGVIITYYLFATILPVDKVIGKIYPVFGLSLLLMAVGIAGGLLLKGFKIPEIAFVNMHPAGRSIFPYLFISIACGAISGFHGTQSPMMARCIRSEKEGRRVFYGAMIVEGMIALIWAAAAMSFFGGIEGLTHAGAPAVVVNKISIGILGKIGGVLALLGIVVCPITSGDTAFRSARLTIADAFNLKQGPIVNRFIVVTPLFILGILLCFIEFSVVWRYFSWSNQTLATISLWAAVKYLANRNRNYWVALVPAMFMTVVVTSYIIAAPEGFVRFFNGIDTRLVENIAIIIGIIFSGLCTLGFFLTNKKKNAE, from the coding sequence ATGTATAGTTTCATATTTTCAATTATAGCACTTATACTTGGATATACTATTTATGGTAAAATTGTTGATAAAATTTTCGGCTCAGATGAGAACAAGTTAACTCCATCTAAAAGAATGAGTGATGGTGTTGATTATGTTGAAATTGGTTGGACTAGAGCTTTTTTAATACAATCTCTTAATATAATAGGAACTGGACCTATATTTGGAGCAATTGCAGGAGCTTTATGGGGACCAATAGCTTTTATTTGGATAGTGTTTGGATGTATTTTTGCTGGTGCAGTTCATGATTATTTAGTAGGAATGATGTCTGTTAGACAAGATGGGGCTTCTGTTTCTGAAATAGTTGGTAAAAATTTAGGGTTAACAGCTAAACAATTAATGAGAATATTCTCTATAGTTTTATTATTACTTGTTGGTGTTATATTCATAATGAGTCCAGCACAAATTTTAACTGATATTACAGGAATAAGATATGAAATATGGTTAGGAGTAATAATAACTTATTATTTATTTGCTACTATTTTGCCTGTTGATAAAGTTATAGGAAAAATTTATCCAGTATTTGGACTTTCACTTCTTTTAATGGCAGTAGGAATAGCTGGAGGATTACTTTTAAAAGGGTTCAAAATTCCTGAAATAGCATTTGTAAATATGCATCCAGCAGGAAGATCAATTTTCCCGTATTTATTTATTTCTATAGCTTGTGGAGCAATTAGTGGATTTCATGGAACTCAATCACCTATGATGGCAAGATGTATAAGATCAGAAAAAGAGGGTAGAAGAGTATTTTACGGTGCAATGATAGTTGAAGGTATGATAGCTCTTATTTGGGCAGCAGCTGCAATGTCTTTCTTTGGAGGAATTGAAGGATTAACACATGCTGGAGCTCCTGCGGTAGTAGTTAATAAGATATCAATAGGTATTTTAGGTAAAATAGGAGGAGTTTTAGCTCTATTAGGTATTGTTGTTTGCCCTATAACTTCTGGAGATACAGCATTTAGAAGTGCAAGACTTACAATAGCAGATGCATTTAATCTTAAACAAGGACCAATAGTTAATAGATTTATAGTTGTAACACCACTTTTCATTTTAGGAATTTTACTTTGTTTCATTGAATTTTCAGTTGTATGGAGATATTTCAGTTGGTCAAATCAAACTCTTGCAACAATAAGTCTTTGGGCAGCAGTTAAATACTTAGCAAATAGAAATAGGAATTACTGGGTAGCGTTAGTTCCAGCTATGTTTATGACTGTTGTTGTAACTTCATATATAATTGCAGCACCAGAAGGGTTTGTTAGATTCTTTAATGGTATAGATACAAGGTTAGTTGAAAATATAGCTATAATCATAGGAATAATTTTCTCAGGACTATGTACTTTAGGATTCTTTTTAACTAATAAAAAGAAGAATGCAGAATAA
- a CDS encoding carbon starvation CstA family protein — MYSFIFSIMALVLGYAIYGKFVDKIFGSDENRLTPAKRMSDGVDYVEIGWARAFLIQFLNIAGTGPIFGAIAGALWGPAAFIWIVFGCIFAGAVHDYLIGMMSVRQDGASVSEIVGKNLGLTAKQVMRIFSVVLLLLVGVIFIMSPAQILTDITGIRYEVWLGLIIVYYLFATILPVDKVIGKIYPVFGLSLLLMAIGIGGGILLKGFTIPEIAFVNMHPAGKSIFPYLCISIACGAISGFHATQSPMMARCIRSEKEGRRVFYGAMIAEGIIALIWAAAAMSFFGGIEGLALAGAPGVVVNKISIGILGKIGGALALLGVVVCPITSGDTAFRSARLTIADSFNLKQGPIINRFIIVIPLFILGISLCFIEFSVVWRYFSWSNQTLATITLWAAVKYLANRNKNYWVALVPAMFMTVVVTSYIIAAPEGFVRFFNGIDINLVENIAIIIGIIFSGLCTLGFFLTNKNKNVE, encoded by the coding sequence ATGTATAGCTTTATATTTTCAATTATGGCACTTGTACTTGGATATGCTATTTATGGTAAATTTGTTGACAAAATTTTCGGTTCAGATGAGAACAGGTTAACACCAGCTAAAAGAATGAGTGATGGTGTTGATTATGTTGAAATAGGTTGGGCAAGAGCTTTTTTGATACAATTTCTTAATATAGCAGGGACAGGACCTATATTTGGAGCAATTGCAGGGGCTTTATGGGGACCAGCAGCTTTTATTTGGATAGTATTTGGATGTATTTTTGCTGGTGCAGTTCATGATTATTTAATAGGAATGATGTCTGTTAGACAAGATGGGGCTTCTGTTTCTGAAATAGTTGGTAAAAATTTAGGGTTAACTGCTAAACAAGTAATGAGAATATTCTCTGTTGTTTTACTACTACTTGTTGGTGTTATATTCATAATGAGTCCAGCACAAATCTTGACTGATATTACAGGAATAAGATATGAAGTATGGTTAGGACTAATAATAGTTTATTATTTATTTGCAACTATTTTACCTGTTGATAAAGTTATAGGAAAAATTTATCCAGTATTTGGACTTTCACTTCTTTTAATGGCAATAGGAATAGGTGGAGGAATACTTTTAAAAGGATTCACAATTCCTGAAATAGCATTTGTAAACATGCATCCAGCAGGAAAATCAATTTTCCCTTACTTATGTATTTCTATAGCTTGTGGAGCAATTAGTGGATTCCATGCTACACAATCACCTATGATGGCAAGATGTATAAGATCGGAAAAAGAAGGAAGAAGAGTATTTTATGGTGCAATGATAGCAGAAGGTATAATAGCTCTTATTTGGGCAGCAGCTGCAATGTCTTTCTTTGGAGGAATTGAGGGATTAGCACTAGCTGGAGCACCTGGAGTAGTAGTTAATAAGATATCGATAGGTATTTTAGGTAAAATAGGAGGAGCATTAGCTCTACTAGGAGTTGTTGTTTGCCCTATAACTTCTGGGGATACAGCATTTAGAAGTGCAAGACTTACAATAGCAGATTCATTTAATCTTAAACAAGGACCAATAATTAATAGATTTATAATTGTAATACCACTTTTCATTTTAGGGATTTCACTTTGTTTCATAGAATTTTCAGTTGTATGGAGATATTTCAGCTGGTCAAACCAAACTCTTGCAACTATAACTCTTTGGGCAGCAGTTAAATACTTAGCAAATAGAAATAAGAACTACTGGGTGGCTTTAGTTCCAGCTATGTTCATGACAGTCGTTGTAACTTCATACATAATTGCAGCACCAGAAGGGTTTGTGAGATTCTTTAATGGAATAGATATAAACTTAGTTGAAAATATAGCTATAATTATAGGAATAATTTTCTCAGGATTATGTACTTTAGGATTCTTTTTAACTAATAAAAATAAGAATGTAGAATAA